The proteins below come from a single Balaenoptera musculus isolate JJ_BM4_2016_0621 chromosome 1, mBalMus1.pri.v3, whole genome shotgun sequence genomic window:
- the LOC118894643 gene encoding LOW QUALITY PROTEIN: golgin-45-like (The sequence of the model RefSeq protein was modified relative to this genomic sequence to represent the inferred CDS: inserted 1 base in 1 codon) — protein sequence MTTLESLETKXLLTSSQFEERDDGMETEEPPNLLKVTPGIQPIKHHILPSPRKKAVPSESPGVLQLGKILAEKAVEVKAVRILVPKAAITHDIPNKNAKVKSLGHHKGELLGQPEGVEEPKKELSEVKNILEKLKNSERRLLQDKEGLSNQLRVQSEVNRELKKLLVASVGDDLQYHFERLAREKNQLILENEALGRNIAQLSEQLERMSIQCDVWRSKFLASRVMADELTNSRAALQRQNRDAQSAIQDLLSEREQFRQEMIAAQKLLEELLVSLQWGREQTYYPSAQPHSTAELALTNHKLAKAINSRLLGNVGTNGQKKFPSTVEFCSTPAEKMAETVLRSLDPVSCTESSPDNPFSKSSPTTLLATKKNIGRFHPYTRYENITFNCCNHCQGELIAL from the exons ATGACTACTCTTGAAAGCTTAGAAACCA TCCTCCTTACTTCATCCCAATTCGAGGAGCGGGATGATGGAATGGAAACTGAGGAGCCACCTAATCTATTGAAAGTTACTCCTGGAATCCAACCTATAAAGCATCACATCCTTCCAAGTCCACGAAAGAAAGCAGTTCCATCAGAGAGCCCAGGCGTTCTTCAGCTAGGGAAGATTCTCGCTGAAAAAGCAGTGGAAGTCAAAGCTGTAAGAATATTAGTTCCCAAAGCCGCTATAACCCATGATATCCCCAACAAAAATGCAAAGGTTAAGTCTCTGGGACATCATAAAGGAGAACTCCTTGGCCAGCCAGAGGGAGTTGAAGAACCCAAAAAGGAACTATCCGAGGTGAAGAATATATTGGAAAAGCTCAAGAACTCTGAAAGGAGGTTACTACAGGACAAAGAAGGTCTTTCAAACCAGCTCAGAGTACAGTCAGAGGTCAATCGTGAGTTAAAAAAGCTGCTGGTGGCTTCTGTTGGGGATGATCTTCAGTATCACTTTGAACGTCTAGCCCGTGAGAAAAATCAGCTTATTTTAGAAAACGAAGCCCTAGGTCGAAACATAGCTCAGCTTTCCGAACAGTTAGAACGGATGTCGATACAGTGTGATGTGTGGCGAAGTAAATTCCTTGCAAGCAGGGTTATGGCAGATGAGTTAACCAACTCCAGAGCAGCTTTACAGCGTCAAAACCGTGATGCACAGAGTGCTATACAAGATCTCCTGAGTGAACGGGAACAGTTTCGTCAGGAAATGATAGCTGCGCAGAAGTTGTTGGAGGAGCTCTTGGTCTCCTTGCAGTGGGGAAGAGAGCAAACTTACTACCCTAGCGCGCAACCTCACAGCACAGCAGAACTAGCGTTAACAAATCACAAGTTGGCAAAAGCAATAAATTCTCGTCTTCTGGGAAATGTTGGCACTAATGGTCAAAAAAAGtttccatcaacagttgaattcTGCAGCACCCCAGCAGAAAAAATGGCTGAAACGGTTCTACGCAGTTTGGATCCAGTAAGCTGTACAGAGAGCTCACCTGATAATCCATTTTCTAAGTCTTCACCAACCACCTTACttgctacaaagaaaaatattggacGATTTCATCCCTATACAAGATATGAAAATATAACTTTCAATTGCTGTAATCACTGCCAGGGAGAACTTATTGCCCTTTAA